The following coding sequences lie in one Apium graveolens cultivar Ventura chromosome 1, ASM990537v1, whole genome shotgun sequence genomic window:
- the LOC141674709 gene encoding ankyrin repeat-containing protein At2g01680: MSVRFIAHQLFFSAVQSGDLKSLKEIIRNEGLDSDHAVDASVGCGLMELQSDKGETALYIAAEKNHEKMFIYLLQFCDLKIVRIKSKASGLDAFHVAAKHGHLGIVNELLGLCPELCKSCNASNTSPLYSAAEKNHLEVVNAILDADVSSIRIVRNNGKTALHNAGRYGRLGVVKALLDRDPEIVSIKDKKGQTALHMAVKGQDTSVIEEILMADHSILNERDKKGNTAVHIATRKCRPQIVSLLLSYTSINVNAINNNQETAMDLADKLQYGESALQIVEALTEAGAKYARHVGRLDEAMELKRTVSDIKHEVYSQLIQNEKTQRRVSGIAKELKKIHREAVQNTINSVTVVAVLFASIAFLAIFDLPGQYLTDGPETGKANIAGSTAFRLFCLLNATSLFISLAVVVVQITLIAWDTRAQRQIVSVVNKLMWAACISTCGAFLSIAFVVVGKGSSWMAITITVVGVPILLGTLVSLCYFVFRQHFGNDSPRRIKRASGSKSFSWSYSANISDYDEESDHDRLYAL, from the exons ATGTCAGTGAGATTCATAGCCCACCAATTATTTTTCAGTGCAGTTCAATCAGGAGACTTGAAATCACTTAAAGAAATCATAAGAAATGAAGGGTTGGACTCAGATCATGCAGTTGATGCATCAGTTGGTTGTGGTCTAATGGAGCTACAGAGTGATAAGGGTGAGACTGCTCTGTATATAGCTGCTGAGAAGAATCATGAGAAAATGTTTATTTATTTGCTGCAGTTTTGTGATCTCAAGATTGTTAGAATTAAGTCTAAGGCTTCTGGTTTGGATGCTTTTCATGTTGCTGCTAAGCATGGCCATTTAG GGATTGTGAATGAACTTTTGGGATTGTGTCCTGAGCTTTGCAAATCATGCAATGCCTCAAACACTAGTCCTCTGTATTCAGCTGCTGAAAAGAACCATTTGGAGGTAGTAAATGCCATATTAGATGCTGATGTGAGCTCGATAAGGATAGTAAGAAATAATGGAAAAACTGCACTGCATAATGCTGGAAGATATGGCCGCCTTGGTGTGGTAAAAGCGCTTTTAGATAGAGATCCCGAGATTGTTTCCATTAAAGATAAGAAAGGTCAGACTGCACTTCATATGGCCGTAAAAGGTCAAGATACTTCCGTAATAGAGGAGATACTAATGGCCGATCATTCCATATTAAATGAACGTGACAAGAAGGGTAATACAGCTGTTCACATTGCTACAAGGAAATGTCGTCCGCAG attgTAAGCCTTTTGCTGAGCTATACATCTATCAATGTCAATGCCATTAACAATAATCAGGAAACTGCCATGGATTTGGCTGATAAGCTCCAATATGGAGAATCTGCTTTGCAAATTGTGGAGGCTTTGACAGAGGCGGGTGCCAAGTATGCGAGGCATGTTGGCCGACTTGATGAGGCTATGGAGCTCAAAAGGACAGTGAGTGATATAAAGCACGAGGTTTACTCTCAGCTCATACAAAATGAAAAGACTCAAAGACGGGTTTCAGGTATTGCTAAGGAACTCAAGAAAATTCACAGGGAAGCTGTCCAAAATACAATTAATTCCGTTACAGTTGTTGCTGTTCTATTTGCCTCCATCGCCTTCTTGGCTATATTTGACTTACCTGGTCAGTATTTAACTGACGGACCAGAAACAGGAAAAGCTAACATAGCAGGCAGTACAGCATTTAGATTGTTCTGCCTTCTGAACGCTACTTCCCTCTTTATATCGTTGGCCGTTGTTGTAGTCCAAATCACTTTGATTGCATGGGACACCAGAGCACAGAGACAGATTGTTTCAGTTGTAAACAAGCTAATGTGGGCTGCCTGCATTAGCACTTGCGGAGCATTTCTGTCTATAGCATTTGTGGTTGTTGGCAAGGGAAGCTCATGGATGGCTATTACAATTACTGTCGTAGGAGTTCCAATACTGCTTGGTACACTTGTAAGTTTATGCTACTTTGTTTTCCGGCAGCACTTTGGAAATGATTCTCCACGGCGAATCAAAAGGGCTAGCGGAAGTAAATCATTTTCGTGGTCATATTCAGCAAATATCTCAGATTATGATGAAGAGTCTGATCATGACAGGTTATATGCTTTATGA
- the LOC141674716 gene encoding protein VAC14 homolog: MADALSAIPAFVLRNLADKLYEKRKNAAIEVENVVKQLTAVGDHDKINAVINLLTHEFTYSSQSNHRKGGLIGLAAVTVGLTTEASQHLEQIVQPVIKSFSDQDSRVRYYACEALYNIAKVVRGEFIVFFNQIFDALCKLSADADPNVQSAAHLLDRLVKDIVTESDQFSIEEFIPLLRERMNVLNPYVRQFLVGWITVLDSVPDIDMLGFLPDFLDGLFNMLSDSSHEIRQQADSALSEFLQEIKNSPSVDYGRMAEILVQRAASPDEFTRLTAITWINEFVKLGGDQLVPYYADILGAILPCIADKEEKIRVVACETNEELRSMEADPAEGFDVGAILSIARSQLFSEWEATRIEALHWMSALLNRHREEVLNFLNDVFETLLKALSDPSDEVVLLVLEVHAGIARDSMHFRHLVVFLVHNFRIDNSLLEKRGALIIRRLCILLDAERVYRELSTILEGESDLEFASTMVQALNLILLTSSELSGLRDLLRKSLANAAGTDLFLALYASWCHSPMAIISLCLLSQAYQHVSSVIQSLAEEDVSVKFLVQLDKLVNLMETPIFAYLRLQLLEPGRHVSLLKALYSLLMLLPQQSAAFKILRTRLKTVPPYSFGGEKIKRSSSGNPFSQKYYITSEDRVSEDGDMDEDAHNMHSGVNFSSRLQQFKQMQDQHRMHIKSQAQARYSSMMSSKDVQRLEESEQSSTSSEINRPSRPARRGPGQRQL; this comes from the exons ATGGCCGATGCTCTCTCCGCTATTCCCGCCTTTGTTCTTCGCAATCTCGCCGATAAATTGTATGAAAAACGTAAAAATGCTGCTATTGAG GTGGAGAATGTTGTTAAGCAGCTGACAGCTGTAGGCGATCACGATAAAATTAATGCGGTTATTAATTTGTTGACTCATGAGTTTACGTACTCGTCTCAGTCGAATCATCGGAAA GGAGGGTTGATTGGATTGGCTGCTGTGACGGTTGGTTTGACGACTGAAGCTTCGCAGCATCTTGAG CAAATTGTACAACCGGTGATTAAATCTTTCTCCGACCAAGATAGTAGAGTTCGGTATTATGCGTGTGAAGCTCTATATAACATTGCCAAG GTTGTGAGAGGCGAATTCATTGTGTTCTTTAATCAGATCTTTGATGCTTTATGTAAACTTTCAGCAGACGCAGATCCCAATGTGCAGAGTGCTGCTCATCTCTTAGATAGGCTTGTAAAG GACATTGTCACAGAGAGTGACCAATTCAG CATCGAAGAATTTATACCATTATTGCGGGAGCGTATGAATGTCCTCAATCCTTATGTCCGCCAGTTCTTGGTTGGATGGATCACCGTATTGGACAGTGTTCCAGATATTGATATGCTGGGTTTTCTTCCTGATTTCCTTGATG GCTTATTTAATATGTTAAGTGATTCTAGCCATGAAATTCGACAACAAGCTGATTCTGCATTATCCGAATTTCTTCAAGAGATAAAAAATTCTCCT TCGGTAGATTATGGTCGCATGGCTGAAATACTTGTTCAAAGGGCAGCTTCCCCGGATGAATTTACTCGATTGACTGCTATTACTTGG ATAAATGAGTTTGTGAAACTTGGTGGGGACCAGCTTGTTCCATACTATGCCGATATTTTAGGTGCCATTTTGCCTTGCATAGCCGATAAAGAAGAGAAAATACGAGTT GTTGCTTGTGAAACTAATGAAGAACTTCGCAGTATGGAGGCCGATCCAGCTGAAGGATTTGATGTAGGAGCAATCCTCTCTATTGCAAGGAG CCAGTTGTTTAGTGAATGGGAGGCTACTCGTATTGAAGCATTACACTGGATGTCGGCTTTGTTAAATAGACATCGTGAAGAG GTTCTGAATTTCCTGAATGATGTTTTTGAGACACTTCTCAAGGCGCTATCAGACCCCTCTGATGAG GTAGTTCTATTGGTGCTTGAGGTTCACGCAGGCATAGCCAGAGACTCTATGCATTTTCGGCATCTTGTTGTCTTTTTGGTCCATAATTTTCGTATTGACAACTCTTTGCTAGAGAA ACGTGGGGCTCTGATTATCCGACGACTTTGTATACTTCTGGATGCTGAAAGAGTTTACCGTGAGCTTTCCACCATCCTTGAGGGTGAATCTGACCTGGAATTTGCATCTACTATGGTCCAG GCTTTGAATTTAATTTTGCTTACTTCATCTGAGTTGTCTGGCCTTCGAGACCTGCTTAGAAAATCCTTGGCGAATGCGGCTGGAACAGACTTATTTCTTGCCTTGTATGCATCATGGTGCCATTCACCCATGGCAATTATTAGTCTTTGTTTATTATCTCAG GCTTATCAGCATGTAAGTTCTGTCATCCAGTCTCTGGCCGAAGAGGATGTCAGTGTCAAGTTCTTGGTTCAGCTGGACAAATTAGTAAACCTGATGGAGACCCCGATATTTGCATATCTTAGATTGCAG CTGCTGGAACCTGGAAGACATGTATCGCTGTTAAAAGCCTTGTATAGTCTTCTTATGCTATTGCCTCAG CAAAGTGCAGCTTTCAAAATTCTACGGACTAGATTAAAAACAGTGCCACCGTACTCCTTCGGAGGGGAAAAAATTAAACGATCATCGTCAGGAAATCCTTTCTCACAGAAATATTACATTACCAGCGAAGATCGTGTATCTGAGGACGGTGACATGGATGAAGATGCACATAATATGCACAGTGGAGTGAACTTCTCATCCAGGTTGCAGCAGTTTAAGCAAATGCAGGATCAACATCGTATGCATATAAAATCTCAAGCACAGGCACGCTACAGCTCCATGATGTCATCTAAG GATGTGCAAAGACTAGAAGAATCCGAACAATCTTCTACGAGTTCAGAAATCAATAGACCTTCTAGACCAGCTCGCAGAGGTCCAGGGCAGCGACAGCTTTGA